In a single window of the Alphaproteobacteria bacterium LSUCC0684 genome:
- a CDS encoding transporter substrate-binding domain-containing protein translates to MKKIILAALLAGMVAGPVLAETVRMGTEGAYPPYNFINDKNEVDGFERELGDELCRRASLDCVWVVNDWDSIIPNLVSGNYDTIIAGMSITAERDEVIDFTQEYYPPSPSLYVALSGSSVNVNSGVIAAQTGTIQAAHVASSGATLVEFATPDETIAAVRNGEADAVLADGDYLMPIVEESGGELKAVGEVGIGGGVGMGIRESDGQLKAKMDKAISSMKADGSLNILIRKWFGDSGLTF, encoded by the coding sequence ATGAAAAAGATAATTTTGGCAGCATTGCTTGCCGGAATGGTTGCCGGGCCTGTTCTGGCGGAAACTGTTCGGATGGGAACTGAAGGAGCTTACCCTCCCTATAATTTCATCAACGACAAAAATGAAGTGGACGGCTTTGAACGTGAACTTGGTGATGAGCTTTGCCGGCGGGCAAGTTTGGATTGCGTCTGGGTCGTTAATGACTGGGATTCGATAATCCCGAATCTGGTGTCCGGCAATTACGACACCATTATCGCCGGTATGTCGATAACGGCTGAACGTGATGAAGTTATCGACTTCACTCAGGAATACTATCCGCCAAGTCCATCGCTCTACGTTGCTCTTTCCGGCAGCAGCGTCAATGTAAACAGTGGCGTTATTGCTGCCCAGACTGGCACGATTCAGGCAGCGCATGTAGCGTCTTCAGGGGCTACGCTGGTGGAATTTGCCACCCCTGACGAAACCATTGCAGCTGTCCGTAATGGCGAGGCTGATGCGGTGCTGGCCGATGGCGATTACTTGATGCCGATCGTTGAAGAATCCGGCGGAGAACTTAAAGCGGTGGGTGAAGTTGGTATCGGTGGCGGTGTCGGCATGGGAATTCGCGAATCCGATGGCCAGCTTAAAGCCAAAATGGACAAGGCTATCAGTTCAATGAAGGCAGATGGCTCGCTCAATATCCTGATCAGGAAATGGTTCGGGGATAGCGGCCTTACCTTCTGA
- a CDS encoding ABC transporter ATP-binding protein has translation MRKISCINIQNLSIGYTSRSGDVIRVLRDVSLTLNRGESIGLVGESGSGKSTLALAAMGFFKRGLKVLDGSIHFDGVDMLELNRDELQDIRGSRLALIPQNSGQSLTPTLRIGHQIAEALHLHSAFPSEQIDARVIELLTQVRLPDPAALVRRYPHELSGGQQQRVAIAMALAGQPDALLLDEPTTGLDVTTQAHILELLRELAHSHNMAMLYVSHDLGAIARVCDKIAVMYAGEIVLYGATKQVLSTPAHPYAHGLLQSIPRLNQKSLPMALDGRPPLPGQTVNGCAFADRCALAGALCRTHSPKLTRLDSGETVRCFHPDRIDLMPKSRHKPSRQVDLAKGKQQAATLGLSNLSISYSKHNWLASLSGANDKAPPATVDGVNISIEKGETLGLVGESGSGKSTILKAIAGLVAPKSGTITMDETSPLKANVEDRPAMNLRQIQMIFQNPDDSLNPRHTVAQILAQPLRLYFGLSGDRLRARSAELLEQVRLGSHYLDRLPSQLSGGEKQRVAVARAFAAQPEIVLCDEVTSALDVSVQAAVLELLDELKASQNTTYIFVSHDLAVVKAISDRVAVLYQGRLCEIGPSSAVYQAPFHPYTDVLLGAVLEPDPDKAPKLSAEDVVELSPPAVGCPFQRRCPRKLGEICEKATPPLQTIGKGHIINCHIPLAEL, from the coding sequence ATGCGTAAAATCAGCTGTATTAATATTCAAAACCTCTCCATAGGTTACACCAGCCGATCCGGTGATGTTATCAGGGTTCTTCGTGATGTAAGCCTGACATTGAATCGAGGCGAAAGCATCGGCCTTGTTGGTGAGAGCGGGTCAGGCAAGAGCACGCTGGCGCTTGCGGCGATGGGGTTTTTCAAGCGCGGTCTGAAGGTGCTGGATGGCAGTATACATTTTGACGGTGTCGATATGCTGGAGCTCAACCGCGATGAGTTGCAGGATATCCGCGGGAGTAGACTGGCTCTGATCCCGCAGAATTCCGGCCAGTCACTAACGCCTACATTGCGTATCGGTCACCAGATTGCCGAAGCCTTGCATTTGCACAGCGCATTTCCATCTGAACAGATCGACGCCCGTGTTATCGAACTGCTCACCCAGGTTCGTCTTCCCGATCCTGCAGCTCTTGTTCGCCGGTACCCGCATGAACTATCAGGCGGACAACAGCAACGTGTGGCTATTGCCATGGCGCTGGCAGGTCAACCGGATGCGCTTTTGCTGGATGAGCCAACTACCGGACTTGATGTGACAACCCAGGCACATATTCTTGAATTGCTCCGAGAACTAGCACACAGCCATAACATGGCCATGCTTTATGTCAGCCATGATCTTGGGGCGATTGCCCGTGTCTGTGACAAAATTGCTGTTATGTATGCTGGCGAGATTGTGCTTTACGGCGCTACCAAACAGGTGTTGTCGACACCGGCCCATCCCTATGCTCATGGTCTGCTTCAATCTATCCCCCGGCTCAACCAAAAGAGTCTGCCGATGGCTCTGGATGGCCGCCCGCCACTACCTGGACAAACAGTTAATGGCTGTGCCTTTGCTGATCGATGCGCCCTAGCCGGTGCGCTTTGCCGAACCCATTCCCCCAAATTGACAAGGCTGGATTCAGGGGAAACCGTGCGTTGCTTTCACCCGGACCGAATAGACCTCATGCCAAAATCCAGGCACAAACCATCTCGGCAAGTTGATCTTGCAAAAGGGAAACAGCAAGCGGCAACATTAGGTCTTTCAAATCTCTCAATCAGTTATTCCAAACACAACTGGCTGGCGTCGTTGAGCGGCGCAAATGATAAAGCGCCTCCAGCCACGGTGGATGGCGTGAACATCTCCATAGAAAAAGGTGAAACACTTGGTCTTGTAGGTGAAAGCGGAAGCGGCAAATCAACTATCCTCAAGGCAATTGCCGGACTTGTTGCACCAAAATCCGGAACAATTACGATGGATGAAACATCTCCGCTTAAAGCAAATGTCGAAGACCGACCTGCAATGAATCTGCGGCAAATTCAGATGATCTTTCAAAACCCTGATGACAGCCTCAATCCACGACATACCGTTGCACAAATTCTGGCCCAACCGCTCCGACTTTATTTCGGGTTGTCGGGTGACCGGCTGCGGGCGCGCAGTGCCGAATTGCTTGAACAGGTTCGACTTGGCTCACATTATCTTGATCGCTTGCCAAGCCAGCTATCGGGAGGAGAAAAGCAACGTGTCGCGGTTGCCCGCGCCTTTGCCGCTCAACCTGAAATCGTCCTATGTGACGAGGTAACATCCGCACTTGATGTATCGGTTCAGGCCGCTGTGCTGGAATTGCTTGATGAATTAAAGGCCAGTCAGAACACCACCTACATTTTCGTTTCACACGACCTGGCCGTCGTTAAGGCCATCTCGGATCGCGTGGCAGTTCTCTATCAGGGGCGTTTATGCGAAATTGGCCCGTCATCAGCTGTTTATCAGGCCCCGTTCCATCCATATACCGATGTCTTGCTTGGTGCCGTGTTAGAGCCTGATCCGGATAAGGCACCAAAATTAAGTGCAGAAGATGTCGTTGAACTTTCTCCCCCGGCGGTGGGCTGTCCTTTTCAGCGTCGTTGCCCGCGTAAACTGGGAGAAATTTGTGAGAAGGCCACCCCGCCTCTTCAAACTATTGGCAAGGGGCATATCATCAACTGCCACATTCCGTTAGCAGAACTCTAG
- a CDS encoding ABC transporter ATP-binding protein has translation MQKSSSDVPVLEVKNLHKSFGDLEVLKGVSFTALRGKVVTFIGSSGSGKSTLLRCCNLLEISHSGDILFDGELVEWKGHGATRQPASRARVIAMRTNLSMVFQQFNLWSHMTVLDNVIEAPVTVLGREREEMRSLGLELLDKVGIADKAEAWPSQLSGGQQQRAAIARALAMEPMAMLFDEPTSALDPELEQEVVRVIKALAEEGRTMLLVTHDMRLARDLSDHVIFLHEGKIEEEGPPEHLLDKPKSKRLQQFLSASAVA, from the coding sequence ATGCAAAAATCATCATCTGATGTGCCGGTGCTCGAGGTAAAAAACCTGCATAAATCCTTCGGTGATCTGGAGGTTCTGAAAGGTGTAAGTTTTACGGCTCTTCGGGGTAAGGTGGTGACATTTATCGGCTCCTCCGGGTCAGGTAAATCAACTCTTCTGCGTTGCTGTAACCTTTTGGAGATAAGTCATTCTGGTGATATTCTCTTTGATGGTGAGTTGGTTGAATGGAAGGGCCATGGAGCAACTCGTCAACCTGCGAGCCGTGCAAGGGTTATCGCTATGCGAACCAATCTTTCCATGGTGTTTCAGCAGTTTAATCTGTGGTCGCATATGACAGTGCTGGACAATGTTATTGAAGCGCCGGTGACCGTGCTTGGCCGTGAGCGTGAAGAGATGCGAAGTCTTGGGCTTGAATTGCTTGATAAAGTCGGGATTGCAGACAAGGCAGAGGCTTGGCCATCACAGCTTTCAGGTGGTCAGCAACAGCGCGCGGCCATCGCAAGGGCGCTGGCAATGGAGCCAATGGCCATGCTTTTTGATGAGCCTACATCCGCGCTTGATCCGGAACTCGAACAGGAAGTCGTGCGGGTTATCAAGGCGCTGGCAGAAGAAGGCCGAACCATGCTACTGGTTACGCATGATATGCGGCTTGCACGTGATTTGTCAGATCATGTGATATTTCTGCATGAAGGAAAAATTGAGGAAGAGGGCCCTCCAGAACATCTGCTGGATAAACCCAAATCCAAAAGGTTACAGCAATTTCTGAGCGCAAGTGCTGTGGCTTGA